The sequence below is a genomic window from Thermoflavifilum sp..
CCTAATGGAAGCCCTGGCCTATTTTTACCAGCTTACCCGAAATGAAATCAGCATCGAATATATCCTGCTCAACCATTTCAATGATAGTCTGGACGATGCAAAAGCATTGGTAAAAATTTATCGCAAGCTGCCATTTAAAGTGGTAAACCTTATTGAATACAATCCTGTACCATCTTCTCCTTTTTCGCGAGCCGACTCATCAACCACAGATCGGTTTATTGCTTATCTGCAGCAACAGCGTGTGAATGTACGCCTCAGAAGAAGCCGCGGTGCCGATATTGATGCGGCATGCGGGCAGCTGGCGAATGTGGTGCATGCCGATGCTGCATTGCCGACATCCCATGCGGATGTGCACTAAAAATCCCCGAACTATGGCTCGAAAAAAAATACGCCCATCCGAATCAGCCCGGCATGTAGGCCGTTTGCAACAGCCGGTGGATGGACGGAAGCCGGACACGATGCCCTTGAATAAGTATGTGGCCCATTGCGGGATATGTTCCCGGCGAAAAGCCGCGGAACTCATCAGGCAAGGGCATGTTCAGGTTAATGGCAACACCATCCTGGAGCCCGGCTTTCAGGTGACGGGCCGTGAACATATTACCTATAACAAAAAGCCCATCAAGCCGGCTCAACAAAAGGTTTACATATTGTTGAACAAACCTAAGGGCTACCTTACTACCACACACGATCCCAAAAACCGCAAAACCGTAATGGAACTCGTGCAAACAGCTTATTCTGGTCGTTTGTTCCCTGTAGGCAGGCTCGATCGCAATACTTCCGGGTTACTTTTGCTCACCAACGATGGAGAGCTGGCACAAAAACTGGCTCATCCCAGCTACGAGGTAAAAAAAATCTATGAATTACGTTTGAATAAACCCCTTGCTGAATCTCATTTTCAACAGATACTCGACGGGGTCATGCTGGAAGATGGTGTAGCAAAAGTCGATGCCCTGGCCTATCTGGATGCTACCCGAAAAAATCTTGGACTGGAAATTCATAGTGGTAAAAATCGGATTGTGCGGCGGATATTTGCTGCTTTAGGCTACGAAGTGGAGAAACTCGACCGGGTGATGTACGCCGGACTGACCAAAAAAAATTTGCCCAGGGGCAAGTGGCGTTATCTCACAGAAAAAGAAGTGATCTGGCTGAAACATTTTCATCCATCCTGATATCAAGCAAATCTTGAAACCATGCCGGTATCACGTCCTGAAATTATTCGGGAAGAAGCTGAATGGCTGGCAGTGAATAAGCCTGCCGGCTGGCTGAGTGTGCCCGATCGATTCGATCCACAACAACCTCACCTCTATGGCTGGCTGAAGCAACGTTATCATGAGTTGTTCATCGTGCATCGACTGGATAAAGATACCAGTGGGGTGATGCTTTTTGCCCGTACCGGACGCGCTCATCACCTCCTCTGCCAGCAATTCGCTTCACGTAGGGTGTACAAAGTATATCTCGGTATCGTGGAAGGGAGGGTCAATTTTCAGGAAATAACGCTCGATATACCCATATCGCCCGACTCGCGTACAGCTGGCAAAATGCGGATCGACAATTTCGGACGACAGGCCGTTACGCATTTGCGCGTAAAGGAACTATTTACGAGGTACAGCTTTCTGGAGATCATCCCTGCAACCGGACGTACCCATCAAATTCGTGTACACCTCCAACACGCCGGATTCCCCCTGGTTGCCGATCCTGTTTACGGCACCGGCCGTCCCTTAATGGCTTCGGCGCTTCATAGGCACTTTCGACATAAGGCCGATGAAAAACCGTTGCTGACACGCACCGCACTGCATGCAGCCGTGATTGAGTTTACCGATCCCGAAGGTGAAAAACAGCGGATAGAAGCACCTCTGCCTAAAGACATGAAAGCTGCACTTTACCAATTGCGGAAAAGCACTTGTATCGTTCCAGGTAAAAAAACAAACCCGCCCGACACCTGATATCGAGCGGGTTTGGTGAGCCTGACCATGTTTACTTGTTGGGCTGTGGCGTAAAACGCAGATAGGACTTTACGACCCGGAACCCTTTCGGGAAGCGTTTGCGTGCTTCTTCATCGGATAAGGACGGTGCAATCACCACATCTTCTCCTTCTTTCCAGTCGACTGGCGTGGACACCGGATATTGTGCCGTAAGCTGCAGGGCATCCAGTGCCCGTAAGATTTCATAGAAATTCCGACCAATGGATGGTGGATAAACCAGTATCAACCGAATTTTTTTGTCAGGGTCAATGATAAACACGTTCCGAACGGTATGCGTTTCCGAAGCATTCGGATGAATCATGTCATACAGGGTGGCAATTTTCCGATCCGGGTCGGCAATGATCGGATATTGCACCTGTGTTTTCCCTACCTCATTGATATCTTCCACCCATTTTTTGTGCGAATCGAGCGGGTCCACACTGATGGCAATAATTCTTGCATTGCGTTTGGCAAATTCATCGGCCAGTTGCGCCGTACGTCCCAGTTCCGTGGTGCAGATGGGCGTAAAATCGGCAGGATGTGAGAAAAATACACCCCAGCTATTACCGAGAAATTCATAGAAATCAATTTCGCCCTGTGTTGTCTGGGCTTTAAAATTCGGGGCTGTGTCGCCAAGTCTGAGACTCATAGTAGTCAATTTTTAAGGTGAATAAATTGGGTTTAAACATGAATCAAAACTATGTAATCCCTATTAAAATTGTAGAATAAAATTCGTCAAATCTGTGTTAAATTCATTCGCGTACTCAGCTCCGGGCAAATGCTGTCAGGCAGGCTTTCCAGGCGTGGTAGGCTGTCTTGAATTTCAACGGATCCTGGAGCTCCGCTTTTTCCCTTGCTTGTGCTTCACTAAAGCCCAATTCCAGATACCCCAGGTATTCGGCGTAGGCATGGGCAAGCATATCCATGCAGTGTTTCAAGTCGGGCTCCAGAAGAAATGGCGATACATGCAGGGCCATCAAACGGGCAGAAAGGCTGTGAACCATAGAAATTGATTTTGGAATTCCAAAGTTTTGGTGTAACTACGCATGCAACTTGCGTACATAAAATTTTTTCTTATGCCCTTGAATAAATTCGCCATGGCTCGTTACAAGGCCATTGATGAAAGGCTGCAGAGGAAGGATTATCCCTCACTTGAAGCACTGGTGGAGTATGTTTCGGAAAAATTGGATAGACCGATAGCTGTCCGCACCATCCAGAAAGACCTGTACGACATGCGGAATAGCATGGATCTAAATTTTAATGCTCCCATCAAATATGATCATTATCGTAGGGGATATTATTATGATCCTTCGGATTATTCCATTGACCGGCTGCCCGTTACGCAATATGACCTGGATGGACTGGAGATTGCTATCAATATACTGGAACATTTCAAGAACATCCCACTCATTCGGCAGTTTGAGGATGCGATTGGCCGGATTGCAGGTGCAGTGAAAATCAGCAAAGAGCGATTGAATAAGGCT
It includes:
- a CDS encoding pseudouridine synthase; this encodes MARKKIRPSESARHVGRLQQPVDGRKPDTMPLNKYVAHCGICSRRKAAELIRQGHVQVNGNTILEPGFQVTGREHITYNKKPIKPAQQKVYILLNKPKGYLTTTHDPKNRKTVMELVQTAYSGRLFPVGRLDRNTSGLLLLTNDGELAQKLAHPSYEVKKIYELRLNKPLAESHFQQILDGVMLEDGVAKVDALAYLDATRKNLGLEIHSGKNRIVRRIFAALGYEVEKLDRVMYAGLTKKNLPRGKWRYLTEKEVIWLKHFHPS
- a CDS encoding RNA pseudouridine synthase, translating into MPVSRPEIIREEAEWLAVNKPAGWLSVPDRFDPQQPHLYGWLKQRYHELFIVHRLDKDTSGVMLFARTGRAHHLLCQQFASRRVYKVYLGIVEGRVNFQEITLDIPISPDSRTAGKMRIDNFGRQAVTHLRVKELFTRYSFLEIIPATGRTHQIRVHLQHAGFPLVADPVYGTGRPLMASALHRHFRHKADEKPLLTRTALHAAVIEFTDPEGEKQRIEAPLPKDMKAALYQLRKSTCIVPGKKTNPPDT
- a CDS encoding peroxiredoxin; translation: MSLRLGDTAPNFKAQTTQGEIDFYEFLGNSWGVFFSHPADFTPICTTELGRTAQLADEFAKRNARIIAISVDPLDSHKKWVEDINEVGKTQVQYPIIADPDRKIATLYDMIHPNASETHTVRNVFIIDPDKKIRLILVYPPSIGRNFYEILRALDALQLTAQYPVSTPVDWKEGEDVVIAPSLSDEEARKRFPKGFRVVKSYLRFTPQPNK